The proteins below come from a single Fusobacterium sp. DD2 genomic window:
- the rsmG gene encoding 16S rRNA (guanine(527)-N(7))-methyltransferase RsmG — protein sequence MKELLIEGLNKINVKYTEEKIDDLIKYLNLLVEYNSHTNLTAVRDEEGIIEKHFIDSLLLQNYIPEDAKSAIDVGTGAGFPGMVLAIFNRNINFTLMDSVGKKTKFLEMVKEELNLENVEVVTSRAEEFASDKTKERYDLGLCRGVSKLSTILEYIVPFLKVGGTFLSQKMEGTGEEKEAANALAILGAEIKEIYNLELPFCHDPRVIIDIKKVKKTEKKYPRRTGIPLKRPL from the coding sequence ATGAAAGAACTTCTTATAGAAGGATTAAATAAAATAAATGTAAAATATACAGAGGAAAAAATAGATGATTTAATAAAGTATCTAAATCTTCTAGTTGAATACAATTCTCATACAAATCTTACTGCAGTAAGAGATGAAGAGGGAATAATAGAGAAACACTTTATTGACTCACTACTTTTACAAAACTATATTCCAGAAGATGCTAAAAGTGCTATTGATGTTGGAACAGGAGCAGGATTTCCAGGAATGGTGCTTGCAATATTCAATAGAAATATCAATTTTACACTTATGGATTCAGTAGGGAAAAAGACTAAATTTCTTGAAATGGTAAAAGAGGAATTGAATCTTGAAAATGTAGAGGTAGTAACTTCAAGAGCTGAGGAATTTGCTTCAGATAAAACAAAAGAGAGATATGATTTAGGGCTATGCAGAGGAGTATCAAAGCTTAGCACAATTCTTGAGTATATAGTTCCATTTTTAAAGGTGGGAGGAACATTTCTATCACAGAAAATGGAGGGAACAGGAGAGGAAAAAGAAGCAGCAAATGCACTTGCAATATTAGGTGCTGAAATAAAAGAGATTTACAACTTAGAACTTCCTTTCTGTCATGACCCAAGAGTTATAATTGATATAAAGAAAGTCAAAAAAACAGAAAAAAAATATCCTAGAAGAACAGGAATACCTTTAAAAAGACCACTATAA